In Raphanus sativus cultivar WK10039 chromosome 5, ASM80110v3, whole genome shotgun sequence, the following proteins share a genomic window:
- the LOC108860673 gene encoding uncharacterized protein LOC108860673 yields the protein MYCFFSLCRAYMEAMWNLIQTPGLVSFSGEERRLALYAALFLPFRKTIYKDNEGKLVSVVNYIFKKSMKRKFKDAETVISIHRAAEKFMSLIIPLQFKNPLQLERLDWASEILEICESISLYDPQVPATSKLRVLTGFLLRDIKGFWRVALLISFLLYKDDDGMSLDLDKRREFYLTIQETIRELSLDNIWDTKPLMDGKAIIKEVQKGRPVTAEQDRGPIIREWQKKLLTWQLSYDKASAAECINWMRPKRTRTCVTSILLITSCFSLFLLLCFAGKEIVNMAAIL from the exons ATGTATTGCTTCTTTAGTCTCTGCCGGGCCTACATGGAAGCTATGTGGAACCTAATTCAGACACCTGGGCTCGTTAGCTTCAGT ggtGAAGAAAGAAGGCTTGCTCTTTACGCAGCTCTGTTTCTGCCGTTTAGAAAAACTATCTACAAGGATAACGAAGGGAAACTG GTTTCCGTTGTCAACTACATCTTTAAGAAGTCTATGAAGCGGAAGTTTAAGGACGCTGAAACA GTTATCAGTATACACCGTGCCGCGGAGAAGTTCATGTCGTTGATAATTCCTCTTCAGTTTAAGAATCCATTACAACTGGAGAGACTTGATTGGGCTAGTGAGATTCTTGAGATCTGTGAATCCATCTCCCTATATGATCCACAGGTCCCTGCAACTTCGAAATTAAGAGTACTCACTG GGTTTCTTCTTAGAGATATCAAAGGTTTCTGGCGCGTTGCCTTGTTAATATCATTTCTGCTGTATAAGGATGATGATGGCATGAGTCTTGATCTTGACAAGAGACGAGAATTTTATCTAACGATTCAGGAAACCATCCGTGAACTGA GTCTTGATAACATTTGGGATACAAAGCCTCTGATGGATGGAAAAGCGATCATTAAAGAAGTACAAAAGGGAAGACCGGTTACCGCAGAACAAGACAGAGGACCCATTATCCGTGAATGG CAAAAGAAATTGCTAACATGGCAGCTAAGTTATGACAAAGCCTCCGCAGCGGAATGCATCAATTGGATGAGACCAAAACGAACAAGGACTTGTGTGACTTCTATACTATTAATCACATCTTGCTTCTCTCTGTTCTTGTTGCTCTGTTTTGCAGGAAAAGAAATTGTTAACATGGCAGCTATCTTATGA